The following proteins come from a genomic window of Proteiniphilum propionicum:
- a CDS encoding o-succinylbenzoate synthase, with product MFRIEIIPHTLLFKQPAGTSRGVYTEHSVWYVVFRNEEEKHHYGVGECAPLHDLSCDYDAHYAERLATFCKITEERQRVDTELLRNYPSILFGLETAMRHYRERRWQLWDSPFSRGEEGITINGLIWMGEYADMLKQIESVLARGFNCVKLKIGAIGFDRELALLRFIRSRYSEREVTLRVDANGNFSPGDVKEKLHQLAGLGIHSIEQPVRAGQWHEMAGLCESSPLPIALDEELIGVNDPAEKRKLLETIRPQYIILKPSLHGGIAGCAEWMELAGEMDIAWWITSALESNVGLNSIAQWCSTFNNSLPQGLGTGMLYINNIPMPLEIRGDMLWFNPKGGMPDVFEYFS from the coding sequence ATGTTCCGGATAGAGATCATACCACATACACTCCTGTTCAAACAGCCGGCAGGCACATCAAGAGGTGTTTATACCGAACACAGTGTATGGTATGTGGTTTTCCGAAACGAGGAGGAGAAACATCATTACGGAGTAGGAGAATGTGCGCCGCTCCACGATCTTAGCTGTGATTATGATGCCCATTACGCCGAAAGGCTGGCCACTTTTTGTAAGATAACGGAAGAGAGACAGAGGGTTGATACGGAATTGCTCCGTAATTACCCGTCAATCCTTTTCGGGCTGGAAACAGCTATGCGGCACTATAGGGAACGTAGATGGCAGCTATGGGATAGCCCGTTCAGCCGTGGTGAAGAGGGCATAACTATAAACGGGCTTATCTGGATGGGTGAGTATGCCGATATGTTAAAACAGATAGAATCGGTACTGGCAAGGGGATTTAACTGTGTAAAACTCAAGATCGGCGCTATTGGTTTTGACCGCGAGCTAGCCCTGCTTCGTTTTATACGCAGCCGTTATAGTGAACGTGAAGTGACATTGCGCGTAGATGCTAACGGGAACTTCTCACCAGGGGATGTTAAGGAGAAGCTTCATCAGCTTGCCGGGCTTGGTATACACTCCATAGAACAGCCTGTTAGAGCAGGACAGTGGCATGAGATGGCCGGGTTATGTGAATCCTCACCGCTACCCATAGCTTTGGATGAAGAGCTGATAGGAGTTAACGATCCTGCTGAAAAGAGAAAGCTGCTTGAGACAATCCGTCCCCAATATATTATACTTAAGCCATCATTACATGGAGGAATTGCCGGATGTGCCGAATGGATGGAGCTTGCCGGCGAAATGGACATTGCGTGGTGGATAACATCTGCGCTTGAATCGAACGTGGGACTGAACAGTATTGCCCAGTGGTGTTCAACATTCAACAACTCACTGCCGCAGGGATTAGGAACAGGAATGCTGTATATAAACAATATACCGATGCCCTTGGAAATTAGGGGAGACATGTTGTGGTTCAACCCGAAAGGAGGGATGCCGGATGTGTTCGAATACTTTTCATGA
- a CDS encoding WbqC family protein yields MTDRHHAGIILLPSLYLAPVQYYAALFQSSGALIEIQDNYQKQSYRNRCTIAGANGALSLSIPIEKPETAKCKMKDIRIAEHGNWRHLHWNAIISAYNSTPFFQYYEDDFRPFYEGGKHRFLHDFNEQLRELVCRLTGIDTTVNYTTEYAKTQSQDIFDFREAIHPKKPSDFIAPRYYQVFAKKNGFIPNLSIIDLLFNMGNESRLYLRESIW; encoded by the coding sequence ATGACAGATAGGCATCACGCGGGAATAATTCTTCTGCCATCTCTTTATCTTGCACCTGTACAGTATTATGCCGCACTGTTTCAGAGCAGTGGTGCTTTAATAGAGATTCAGGACAATTATCAAAAACAGTCGTACCGAAACCGATGCACCATAGCCGGAGCCAATGGGGCACTATCACTTAGTATACCAATTGAAAAGCCGGAAACGGCAAAATGCAAAATGAAAGATATCCGCATTGCCGAGCATGGCAATTGGCGGCATCTGCACTGGAATGCCATTATTTCGGCTTATAACTCAACACCTTTTTTTCAATATTACGAAGATGATTTCCGCCCTTTTTACGAGGGGGGGAAACATAGATTCCTGCACGATTTCAACGAGCAGTTGCGAGAGCTTGTCTGCCGCCTCACCGGCATTGATACAACAGTGAACTATACCACAGAATATGCAAAGACCCAATCACAGGACATCTTCGATTTCCGCGAGGCAATACATCCAAAAAAACCTTCGGACTTCATAGCTCCCCGTTATTACCAGGTATTTGCTAAAAAAAATGGTTTTATCCCCAATCTCAGCATCATAGATCTTCTCTTTAACATGGGCAATGAGTCCCGGTTATATTTAAGAGAAAGCATATGGTAG
- the dapB gene encoding 4-hydroxy-tetrahydrodipicolinate reductase, translating into MKIALIGYGKMGHEIEKIARDRGHDIVCIIDINEEHKFSTPEFKSADVAIEFSSPESALQNYKQAFAANVPVVSGTTGWLEHLSEIKEECDKNGKTFFYASNFSLGVNLFFALNNYLAKLMNRYPDYDVRIEETHHIHKLDAPSGTAITLADGIMAYIGRKERWVLDEPVSHEELQIKAFREGEIPGIHTVIYESDADSIRITHDAKSRKGFALGAVLAAEFTKDKKGFLGMKNLLGTF; encoded by the coding sequence ATGAAGATAGCACTTATCGGTTACGGAAAGATGGGGCATGAAATAGAGAAAATTGCCCGGGACAGAGGTCATGATATTGTCTGCATAATAGACATTAATGAAGAGCATAAGTTCAGCACTCCGGAGTTTAAAAGTGCCGATGTTGCAATCGAATTCTCTTCACCCGAAAGCGCCCTGCAAAACTACAAGCAGGCTTTTGCAGCCAACGTACCGGTAGTATCGGGAACCACCGGTTGGCTTGAACACCTAAGCGAGATAAAAGAGGAGTGTGACAAAAACGGAAAAACATTTTTTTATGCATCCAACTTCAGCCTGGGGGTTAATCTATTCTTTGCTCTCAACAACTATCTGGCTAAGCTGATGAACCGATATCCCGATTACGATGTGCGCATTGAGGAGACTCATCACATACACAAGCTTGATGCGCCAAGTGGAACAGCTATCACCCTTGCCGACGGCATCATGGCGTATATCGGCAGAAAAGAGAGATGGGTACTGGATGAACCCGTTTCTCACGAAGAGTTGCAGATAAAGGCATTTCGTGAAGGAGAGATACCGGGCATCCACACAGTTATTTATGAATCTGACGCCGACTCCATACGCATCACTCATGATGCCAAAAGCCGCAAGGGATTTGCCCTTGGTGCTGTACTTGCTGCAGAGTTCACAAAAGATAAAAAAGGATTCCTTGGTATGAAAAATTTGCTGGGAACTTTTTAA
- a CDS encoding isochorismate synthase: MRDQNAYHTLDALIEQDRCFAIFRLPEETAPRFIMQTNGAPSLFGNVDDLNGQHGFVIAPFRVTAELPVIVIRPDCTSLPEMNIVIPENQQRKTKPQVYESTDKVKYSILFELFKKPLLNGKMKKLVLSRRKTIDSEEAFSPGRTFFKAVEKYPQSYVYLFHTPESGTWLGSSPEVLLSGAKERWQTVALAGTHYSGNSDVLWDDKNLREQHLVTSYLIKQLSCFNITPGINGPYTVKAGNLAHLRTDLSFCIPDKSKAGTLLNAFHPTPAVSGLPKNEACQFIQDNEGYDRRYYSGFLGMLDTNGETGIYVNLRCMQIEKKSLTLFAGGGLLATSSLDDEWEETEHKLKTMLDILE, encoded by the coding sequence ATGAGAGATCAGAATGCATATCACACCCTGGATGCACTTATAGAGCAAGACAGATGTTTTGCAATATTCAGGCTGCCAGAAGAAACCGCCCCCCGGTTTATTATGCAAACAAACGGGGCGCCTTCTCTTTTTGGGAATGTTGATGACCTGAACGGGCAGCATGGATTTGTAATCGCTCCTTTCCGGGTAACTGCAGAATTACCCGTTATAGTGATACGGCCTGATTGCACCAGCCTCCCGGAAATGAATATTGTTATTCCGGAGAATCAGCAACGGAAAACCAAACCGCAGGTGTATGAGAGTACTGACAAGGTAAAGTATAGTATCTTGTTCGAACTATTCAAAAAACCACTGTTAAACGGCAAAATGAAAAAGCTGGTACTGTCGAGGAGAAAGACAATTGACAGTGAAGAAGCATTTTCGCCAGGGCGCACATTCTTCAAAGCAGTAGAAAAATATCCCCAATCGTATGTGTATCTTTTCCATACACCTGAAAGCGGCACATGGCTGGGGAGTTCACCAGAAGTACTCCTGTCTGGAGCAAAAGAAAGGTGGCAAACCGTCGCCCTGGCGGGAACCCACTATTCCGGCAACAGCGATGTGTTGTGGGACGACAAAAATCTCAGGGAGCAGCACCTTGTAACTTCCTACCTTATAAAGCAGCTCTCTTGTTTTAACATAACACCGGGGATAAACGGCCCATACACAGTTAAAGCGGGCAACCTGGCTCATCTGCGCACAGATTTAAGCTTCTGTATTCCTGACAAATCGAAGGCCGGAACTTTGTTAAATGCGTTCCATCCGACTCCTGCAGTATCGGGGCTTCCTAAAAATGAAGCCTGCCAGTTTATTCAAGATAATGAGGGTTACGACCGCCGTTACTATTCTGGATTCCTTGGTATGCTGGATACGAATGGAGAAACCGGAATCTATGTAAACCTCAGATGTATGCAAATTGAAAAAAAATCGCTTACTTTGTTTGCCGGCGGAGGCTTGCTCGCCACTTCTTCTTTGGATGACGAATGGGAAGAGACAGAGCATAAGCTAAAGACTATGTTAGATATACTTGAATAA
- the menD gene encoding 2-succinyl-5-enolpyruvyl-6-hydroxy-3-cyclohexene-1-carboxylic-acid synthase, with product MYSEKKNVLQLVALLKAHGITDIVLSPGSRNSPLIHSFATDKFFTCYSVVDERSAGFFALGVIQASGKPVAVCCTSGTAALNLGPAVAEAFYQQLPLLVITADRPAAWIGQMDGQTVPQANIFKEITRCSVQLPQIADDEEEWYCNRLINEAILALSSVVQGPTHINIPLDEPLFGFNRETLPSVRVIRQSVPGYIINREDGYDRRFAGYRKRMIIAGQLPPENGLANILYKLREISGVVVLSEQLSNIPVKETSPFDIVLYTASGKELEELTPDLVITLGGHIVSKRLKHFIRSADISEHWHISPSGEVTDTFQRVTDIVRSDDETFLNYLAEIPPNTEAKGFRDIWERHCASVTRPEAAFSDLYAVGAFMQKLPEDASLQLGNSNSVRLAQLFDVPPSTRLYCNRGTNGIDGSLSTAVGYAASSGRLTFLLIGDLSFFYDINGLWNNYKDSNLRIMLNNNGGGEIFHILPGLNRSEVLNEYITAAHATEAGSWAQQQGFIYLSARNAEELQRHLPQFIGMESEKPVLLEVFTSIEKNAEQIKSYYHQQKTKKQRSR from the coding sequence ATGTACTCAGAAAAAAAGAATGTTTTACAATTAGTGGCGCTGCTCAAAGCGCATGGCATTACCGATATTGTATTGTCTCCTGGATCGCGAAACTCTCCTCTCATCCATTCTTTCGCTACAGATAAGTTTTTCACTTGCTACAGTGTAGTAGATGAACGGAGTGCCGGTTTTTTTGCATTGGGTGTAATACAAGCTTCGGGCAAACCTGTGGCAGTATGCTGTACTTCAGGTACTGCTGCCCTGAATCTGGGTCCGGCCGTAGCAGAAGCCTTTTATCAGCAACTGCCGCTTTTGGTAATCACCGCAGACCGTCCCGCTGCATGGATCGGACAGATGGATGGGCAAACTGTCCCGCAAGCCAATATATTCAAGGAGATAACACGCTGTTCGGTTCAACTGCCTCAGATAGCAGATGATGAAGAAGAATGGTATTGTAACCGGCTTATCAATGAAGCAATACTTGCCTTGAGCTCAGTTGTTCAAGGCCCTACACATATAAATATTCCTTTGGACGAACCCTTGTTTGGCTTCAACAGGGAAACCCTTCCCTCTGTACGTGTAATACGCCAGTCTGTACCGGGATACATAATAAACAGGGAAGACGGTTATGACCGGCGATTTGCCGGCTATCGGAAACGTATGATTATAGCCGGGCAGCTGCCTCCTGAGAACGGCTTGGCCAACATCCTGTATAAACTCCGCGAGATATCGGGAGTAGTAGTGCTGTCGGAACAGCTCTCAAACATCCCCGTAAAGGAGACTTCTCCTTTCGACATAGTACTTTATACGGCTTCTGGAAAAGAACTGGAAGAGCTAACACCCGATTTGGTGATAACACTGGGAGGACATATTGTTTCCAAACGTCTGAAGCATTTCATCCGTTCGGCAGATATCAGCGAACACTGGCATATTTCACCTTCAGGAGAGGTTACAGACACTTTTCAACGAGTTACTGACATTGTCAGGAGCGATGATGAAACATTTCTTAACTATTTGGCAGAGATTCCGCCCAATACGGAGGCGAAGGGTTTCCGTGACATATGGGAAAGACATTGTGCATCAGTCACCAGGCCGGAGGCCGCATTTTCCGATCTTTACGCGGTAGGAGCTTTTATGCAGAAGCTGCCGGAAGATGCCTCCCTCCAATTAGGGAACAGCAATAGCGTGCGACTGGCGCAATTGTTCGATGTTCCGCCTTCCACACGCCTTTATTGTAACAGGGGGACTAATGGAATAGACGGGTCGCTCTCAACAGCGGTTGGGTATGCTGCTTCTTCGGGCAGGCTCACCTTTCTGCTGATTGGCGACCTGAGTTTCTTCTACGACATAAATGGCCTTTGGAATAATTATAAGGATAGCAACCTGCGTATAATGCTGAATAATAACGGCGGAGGTGAGATATTTCACATTCTTCCGGGATTGAACAGATCGGAAGTGTTGAATGAATACATTACGGCAGCACATGCAACCGAGGCCGGAAGCTGGGCACAACAGCAGGGATTTATCTATCTTTCCGCCCGTAATGCAGAGGAGCTGCAACGGCATCTGCCGCAATTCATCGGCATGGAGAGCGAGAAACCTGTTCTGCTTGAAGTCTTTACATCCATTGAAAAAAACGCAGAACAGATAAAATCTTATTATCATCAACAAAAAACAAAAAAACAACGTTCCCGATAA
- a CDS encoding Cof-type HAD-IIB family hydrolase, with translation MKYKLLVLDVDGTLVNSKKELSEQTLTALLKVQHMGLRIVLASGRPAYGLRHLIEKLELKKWGGYILSYNGGQIIDVGNDKVIFEKRIDPSMIPYLEKKAQKNGFGIFTYHNNQLITTKPGDKHIQDEAALNGLEIVPVKNLSSVVDFSPCKCVLSSDDETALVALKDYWRKRLAGVLDVYRSESFFLEVVPEFIDKGNTLGVLIEKLGIDAKEVMAIGDGRRDFSMLQLAGFGVAMGNARDSIKACADYITGDNDNNGVATAVQKLLIASTRPADISLDELNAGNRDTLMGNLGIQYTYASEGRVEAVMPVDKRTRQPFGILHGGATLALAETVAGLGSMIICEPDEIVAGMQLSGNHISSAHEGDTVRAIGTIIHKGRSSHIWNVDVFTSTNKLISSIRVVNSVLRKR, from the coding sequence ATGAAATACAAACTATTGGTTCTTGATGTAGACGGCACATTGGTGAACAGTAAGAAAGAGCTGTCGGAACAGACTTTGACAGCTCTTTTAAAAGTTCAACACATGGGGCTGCGCATTGTATTGGCTTCGGGGCGCCCTGCCTATGGCCTGCGCCATCTGATTGAAAAACTTGAACTTAAGAAATGGGGCGGATACATACTTTCTTATAATGGTGGCCAGATTATTGATGTTGGTAACGACAAGGTTATATTCGAAAAAAGAATAGACCCGTCAATGATTCCTTATCTGGAAAAGAAAGCTCAGAAGAACGGTTTTGGTATCTTTACCTATCATAACAACCAGCTTATAACGACTAAACCGGGCGACAAGCATATTCAGGACGAAGCAGCACTTAATGGCCTGGAAATTGTTCCGGTAAAAAACCTTTCTTCAGTAGTGGATTTTTCACCCTGCAAGTGTGTTTTGTCAAGTGATGACGAAACAGCCCTAGTTGCTCTGAAAGATTACTGGAGAAAGCGTCTGGCAGGCGTCCTTGATGTATACCGGTCCGAATCGTTCTTCCTTGAAGTAGTACCGGAGTTTATTGACAAGGGAAATACCTTGGGTGTATTGATAGAAAAGCTTGGAATAGATGCAAAAGAAGTAATGGCAATAGGTGATGGCAGGAGAGATTTTTCAATGCTTCAGCTTGCAGGCTTTGGGGTTGCCATGGGTAATGCGCGGGATTCGATCAAAGCCTGTGCCGACTATATAACCGGGGACAATGATAATAACGGAGTAGCTACCGCGGTACAGAAACTTCTCATTGCCAGTACCCGTCCGGCAGATATTTCGCTTGACGAGCTGAACGCAGGTAACCGCGATACGCTTATGGGCAATCTTGGAATTCAATATACCTACGCTTCGGAAGGACGTGTTGAAGCTGTGATGCCGGTAGACAAACGAACACGCCAGCCTTTTGGAATATTACATGGCGGCGCTACGTTGGCGCTTGCTGAAACGGTAGCCGGACTCGGCTCGATGATTATTTGCGAACCTGACGAAATTGTTGCAGGCATGCAGCTCAGTGGCAATCACATATCTTCCGCACACGAAGGAGATACGGTACGAGCCATTGGAACAATCATTCATAAAGGCCGCTCCTCGCATATATGGAATGTGGATGTTTTCACATCTACCAACAAATTAATCTCTTCCATCAGAGTAGTTAACAGCGTATTGAGAAAAAGATGA
- a CDS encoding AMP-binding protein, which produces MDKIIIGGIAYTKEDFKEGRKTGFTGESTFHHQLYMFLKDWFSGTPTMRLNTSGSTGVPKEIIVRKEQMLQSAKITCDFFELKRNDKVLLCLPLDYIAGKMMVVRALYAGLDLYLVKPSGHPLLGTDITFDFAAMVPLQVYNSLKRDKERERLSKIKHLIIGGGAINEKIEKALKDFPNAIYSTYGMTETLSHIALRRINGTEASSYYTPFPTVSLTLSDDNTLIVDAPLVTDGPLKTNDVAELRQDGSFRITGRKDNIINTGGIKVQIEEIEQVLSSHITGNFAITSIPDPRLGEAIVLLVEQPVSPVSVRKAIEQLLPRYLQPLHIYAVTAIPQTGNGKISRTATRQLAIHSGVMGDRP; this is translated from the coding sequence ATGGACAAAATTATTATCGGCGGAATAGCTTATACTAAAGAAGATTTTAAAGAAGGCCGGAAAACCGGTTTCACCGGTGAATCTACTTTTCATCACCAACTGTATATGTTTTTGAAGGATTGGTTCTCCGGGACTCCAACAATGCGGCTGAACACTTCCGGATCTACAGGTGTGCCTAAAGAGATTATCGTGCGCAAAGAACAGATGCTGCAAAGCGCAAAGATCACATGCGACTTCTTCGAACTGAAAAGAAATGACAAGGTGCTGCTTTGCCTTCCGTTAGATTATATTGCAGGAAAGATGATGGTAGTACGTGCCCTATATGCAGGGCTGGACCTCTATCTTGTGAAGCCATCAGGCCATCCGCTTCTCGGTACAGATATCACGTTCGACTTTGCTGCAATGGTGCCGTTACAGGTATATAACTCCCTTAAGCGGGATAAAGAGAGAGAACGGTTATCTAAAATAAAACATCTGATAATAGGAGGAGGGGCAATTAATGAGAAAATTGAAAAAGCGCTGAAAGATTTTCCGAATGCTATCTACTCGACCTACGGAATGACCGAAACTCTTTCCCATATAGCTCTGCGCAGAATAAACGGGACCGAAGCCAGCTCTTATTATACCCCCTTCCCAACAGTTTCACTTACATTATCAGATGACAATACGCTAATAGTAGATGCCCCATTGGTTACCGATGGCCCATTAAAAACAAACGATGTGGCTGAACTTCGTCAAGATGGAAGCTTCCGCATTACAGGAAGGAAAGACAATATAATCAATACGGGAGGCATCAAAGTACAGATAGAGGAAATTGAGCAGGTATTAAGCTCTCATATAACAGGCAACTTTGCGATCACATCGATACCGGACCCAAGGCTGGGTGAAGCAATTGTATTGCTTGTGGAACAGCCCGTCTCTCCTGTTTCTGTCAGGAAAGCAATAGAGCAGCTTCTTCCGCGCTATTTGCAGCCTTTACACATCTACGCCGTAACTGCCATTCCGCAAACGGGAAATGGAAAGATCAGCCGCACAGCAACAAGACAGCTGGCAATTCATTCCGGAGTCATGGGGGACCGGCCGTAA
- the menB gene encoding 1,4-dihydroxy-2-naphthoyl-CoA synthase — protein MTNREWKTIKEYEDILFDFYNGIARITINRPRYRNAFTPNTTGEMSDALRICREEADICVIVITGAGDKAFCSGGDQNVKGKGGYIGKDGVPRLNVLDVQKQIRSLPKPVIAMVNGYAIGGGHVLHVVCDLSVASDNAVFGQTGPRVGSFDAGFGSSYLARIVGQKKAREIWFLCRQYSAQEALEMGLVNKVVPYERLEDEVVEWAEAMMQHSPLALRMIKAGLNAELDGQAGIQELAGDATMLYYLTDEAQEGKQAFLEKRKPDFTQFPKFP, from the coding sequence ATGACAAACAGAGAATGGAAGACTATTAAAGAGTATGAAGATATTCTTTTTGATTTTTATAACGGGATAGCACGGATTACGATAAACCGGCCGCGGTATCGTAACGCCTTTACTCCCAATACCACCGGAGAGATGAGCGATGCCTTGCGTATATGCCGTGAAGAAGCCGATATATGCGTAATAGTTATTACCGGGGCTGGAGACAAGGCTTTTTGCTCGGGAGGTGATCAGAATGTAAAGGGTAAGGGTGGATACATAGGCAAGGATGGCGTTCCACGCCTTAACGTGCTGGATGTTCAAAAACAGATCAGATCGCTCCCGAAACCTGTTATTGCAATGGTGAACGGATATGCCATCGGAGGAGGACATGTGTTGCATGTGGTCTGCGACCTGTCTGTAGCATCTGATAATGCTGTCTTCGGACAGACAGGTCCCCGTGTGGGCAGCTTCGATGCCGGCTTCGGGTCGTCATACCTTGCCCGTATCGTAGGGCAGAAAAAAGCCCGCGAGATATGGTTCCTCTGCCGCCAGTACAGTGCACAAGAGGCGCTTGAAATGGGACTTGTAAACAAGGTGGTTCCATACGAAAGATTAGAGGATGAGGTGGTTGAATGGGCAGAAGCCATGATGCAGCACAGCCCGCTAGCGCTCCGCATGATAAAGGCGGGTCTTAATGCCGAACTGGACGGTCAGGCCGGTATACAGGAGCTGGCAGGTGATGCAACCATGCTTTATTATCTCACTGATGAGGCACAGGAAGGCAAGCAGGCATTTCTTGAAAAACGTAAACCGGATTTTACACAATTCCCCAAATTTCCTTAA
- the lepB gene encoding signal peptidase I: MTLKERFSNATRRQWFWLVVWVVITILFSIWAHTPAILLFIFLVFDIYITKFIPWSFWKKSKNKTFRKTMEWVDAILFALIAVYFINTFFFQNYQIPTSSLEKSLLVGDFLAVSKLSYGARAPITPLSFPLAQHTMPIVGGKSYIEKPQWKYNRLKGFGKVKRNDIVVFNFPTGDTVALNQQGVDFYTLAKHNSNGSAGVRSDRRTYGEIVYRPVDRRENYVKRCIGLPGETIELRNDSVFIDSSFLPNPRLAQHNYIIHTDGTVIADDVFSDLGINKADYFTQDNYGQVVTRTQDLDGADSLSMAWFGLYPRNGNNGRVYFSIPMTGEMVDKMKAKPFVWDVIKESEQPGLNYYYPLNYDTGWTRDTFGPLWIPKKGATISFDTNVQLKVAVYERCIKNYEGNDFAFRNGKVYINGNEADSYTFRFDYYFMMGDNRHNSADSRVWGFVPEDHIVGQPFLIWLSLEKDKGWFEGKIRWKRLFRSAKIPA; the protein is encoded by the coding sequence ATGACATTAAAAGAGAGATTTTCTAATGCTACACGCCGGCAATGGTTCTGGCTTGTCGTATGGGTTGTGATAACAATACTATTCTCGATATGGGCACATACCCCGGCGATATTGCTTTTTATTTTTCTTGTATTTGATATATATATCACCAAATTCATACCTTGGTCTTTCTGGAAGAAATCTAAGAATAAAACATTCCGCAAAACCATGGAATGGGTCGATGCTATTCTGTTTGCACTGATTGCAGTATATTTCATCAACACATTTTTCTTTCAAAACTATCAGATACCCACATCATCACTTGAAAAATCGTTGCTGGTTGGCGACTTCCTGGCAGTGAGCAAGCTCAGTTACGGAGCGCGGGCGCCCATAACGCCTTTGTCGTTCCCGCTGGCACAGCACACCATGCCGATAGTAGGCGGCAAATCGTACATCGAAAAGCCTCAGTGGAAATACAACCGGCTAAAGGGTTTCGGAAAGGTTAAAAGAAACGATATCGTAGTATTCAACTTTCCTACCGGCGACACTGTCGCTCTTAACCAGCAGGGAGTTGATTTCTACACGCTCGCCAAACACAATTCCAACGGCAGTGCCGGAGTACGGTCAGACAGGCGCACCTACGGAGAGATAGTCTATCGCCCTGTGGACAGGCGTGAGAATTACGTGAAGCGCTGTATAGGTCTCCCCGGAGAAACCATAGAACTGAGAAACGACTCCGTTTTTATTGATAGTTCATTCCTACCCAACCCACGACTCGCTCAACACAACTATATAATACACACAGACGGAACAGTTATTGCTGACGATGTTTTCAGTGACCTGGGTATTAACAAGGCCGATTATTTCACACAGGACAACTACGGACAGGTAGTTACCCGCACACAAGATCTGGATGGTGCAGACAGCCTGAGCATGGCATGGTTTGGTTTGTATCCACGCAATGGTAATAACGGAAGAGTCTATTTCAGCATCCCTATGACCGGTGAAATGGTTGATAAGATGAAGGCAAAACCATTCGTCTGGGACGTTATCAAAGAGAGTGAACAACCGGGATTGAACTACTACTATCCTCTCAATTACGATACCGGGTGGACCCGCGACACATTCGGGCCGCTATGGATTCCCAAAAAAGGAGCTACCATCAGCTTCGATACCAACGTACAATTAAAAGTTGCAGTCTATGAAAGATGTATTAAAAACTATGAAGGCAATGATTTTGCCTTTCGCAACGGAAAAGTTTATATCAACGGTAACGAGGCAGATTCGTACACATTCAGGTTCGACTACTACTTTATGATGGGTGACAACCGCCATAACTCCGCCGATTCACGCGTGTGGGGATTTGTACCCGAAGACCATATAGTGGGACAACCCTTCCTTATATGGCTGTCGCTGGAAAAAGACAAGGGGTGGTTTGAAGGTAAGATAAGATGGAAGAGGCTGTTTCGAAGTGCGAAAATACCGGCATGA